The Thermonema lapsum sequence ACGCAGCTATACACCCCTTCTTCAGGGGAATGCGGTGCAGGCTCGGCATGCAAAAAATTCACCTCCAACGAGGTATGTTTGCGTAAAGCATGCCACAAACGCCCTGCTGCAATAGCTGCCCCACCTTTTTGAAAATAGGTACTCAATATCAGAACCCTTATGTTTTTCAAGGCATTGTCGTTTACACAATTTGCAAAACTAAACAACAAAGCTATTTTGCCTATTACTTGCATTATTTTTGAGGCGACAGGATTTACCTACGCTTAAACAACACAATTAAAATTAAACACCCAAAACTCTATATACCTATGTTACGGTTAATTGTTCCTATGGCAGGCATGGGCAAACGCATGCGCCCCCATACGCTCACTGTTCCTAAGCCACTCATTCCCATTGCTGGGAAACCTATTGTCCAGCGTTTAGTGGAAGACATTGCCAAGACATGCCCCGAACCCATCGCCGAAGTAGCATTCATCATCAAAGAGGATTTCGGAAAAGAAGTAGAAGATGCCCTAAAAAAGGTGGCTGAAAGCATCCAAGCAGAAGCTAAAATCTACTATCAACCCGAAGCATTGGGCACAGCGCATGCCATTTTATGCGCTGCCGATAGCCTATTGGATAAAACCATCATTGCTTTTGCCGACACACTCTTCAAGGCAAACTTCACCATAGACACCAACCAAGACGGAATCATTTGGGTGCAAGAGGTCGAAGACCCTCGCCCCTTTGGCGTGGTGAAACTCGACGAACAAGGCTATATCACCGAGTTCATCGAAAAGCCTGAGACGCCCATTTCCAAACTGGCAATTATTGGCATTTATTATATCAAAGATGGCG is a genomic window containing:
- a CDS encoding sugar phosphate nucleotidyltransferase, with translation MLRLIVPMAGMGKRMRPHTLTVPKPLIPIAGKPIVQRLVEDIAKTCPEPIAEVAFIIKEDFGKEVEDALKKVAESIQAEAKIYYQPEALGTAHAILCAADSLLDKTIIAFADTLFKANFTIDTNQDGIIWVQEVEDPRPFGVVKLDEQGYITEFIEKPETPISKLAIIGIYYIKDGANLKKELQYLIDNDIKEKGEYQLTNALENMKQKGLRFTTGQVNEWLDCGNKDATVYTNQRYLEFIKDEPLIDKSAVIEEAVIIPPVYIGEGAVVRRAVVGPHVSIGAHSRIENAVMKNGIVQTNTHINGLIADNFMIGNFVVYSSTPEDLSIGDYNQIKK